A genomic region of Prionailurus viverrinus isolate Anna chromosome D4, UM_Priviv_1.0, whole genome shotgun sequence contains the following coding sequences:
- the TLN1 gene encoding talin-1 isoform X1, which yields MVALSLKISIGNVVKTMQFEPSTMVYDACRIIRERIPEALAGPPSDFGLFLSDDDPKKGIWLEAGKALDYYMLRNGDTMEYRKKQRPLKIRMLDGTVKTIMVDDSKTVTDMLMTICARIGITNHDEYSLVRELMEEKKEEVTGTLRKDKTLLRDEKKMEKLKQKLHTDDELNWLDHGRTLREQGVEEHETLLLRRKFFYSDQNVDSRDPVQLNLLYVQARDDILNGSHPVSFDKACEFAGFQCQIQFGPHNEQKHKAGFLDLKDFLPKEYVKQKGERKIFQAHKNCGQMSEIEAKVRYVKLARSLKTYGVSFFLVKEKMKGKNKLVPRLLGITKECVMRVDEKTKEVIQEWSLTNIKRWAASPKSFTLDFGDYQDGYYSVQTTEGEQIAQLIAGYIDIILKKKKSKDHFGLEGDEESTMLEDSVSPKKSTVLQQQYNRVGKVEHGSVALPAIMRSGASGPENFQVGSMPPAQQQITSGQMHRGHMPPLTSAQQALTGTINSSMQAVQAAQATLDDFDTLPPLGQDAASKAWRKNKMDESKHEIHSQVDAITAGTASVVNLTAGDPAETDYTAVGCAVTTISSNLTEMSRGVKLLAALLEDEGSSGRPLLQAAKGLAGAVSELLRSAQPASAEPRQNLLQAAGNVGQASGELLQQIGESDTDPHFQICAPRGAGVRSPPEPPTDVLMQLAKAVASAAAALVLKAKSVAQRTEDSGLQTQVIAAATQCALSTSQLVACTKVVAPTISSPVCQEQLVEAGRLVAKAVECCVSASQAATDDGQLLRGVGAAATAVTQALNELLQHVKAHASGAGPAGRYDQATDTILTVTENIFSSMGDAGEMVRQARILAQATSDLVNAIKADAEGESDLENSRKLLSAAKILADATAKMVEAAKGAAAHPDSEEQQQRLREAAEGLRMATNAAAQNAIKKKLVQRLEHAAKQAAASATQTIAAAQHAASTPKASAGPQPVLVQSCKAVAEQIPLLVQGVRGSQAQPDSPSAQLALIAASQSFLQPGGKMVAAAKASVPTIQDQASAMQLSQCAKNLGTALAELRTAAQKAQEACGPLEMDSALSVVQNLERDLQEVKAAARDGKLKPLPGETMEKCAQDLGNSTKAVSSAIAQLLGEVAQGNENYAGIAAREVAGGLRSLAQAARGVAALTSDPAVQAIVLDTASDVLDKASSLIEEAKKAAGHPGDPESQQRLAQVAKAVTQALNRCVSCLPGQRDVDNALRAVGDASKRLLSDSLPPSTGTFQEAQSRLNDAAAGLNQAATELVQASRGTPQDLARASGRFGQDFSTFLEAGVEMAGQAPSQEDRAQIVSNLKGISMSSSKLLLAAKALSTDPASPNLKSQLAAAARAVTDSINQLITMCTQQAPGQKECDNALRELETVRELLENPVQPINDLSYFGCLDSVMENSKVLGEAMTGISQNAKNGNLPEFGEAIATASKALCGFTEAAAQAAYLVGVSDPNSQAGQQGLVEPTQFARANQAIQMACQSLGEPGCTQAQVLSAATIVAKHTSALCNSCRLASARTANPTAKRQFVQSAKEVANSTANLVKTIKALDGAFTEENRAQCRAATAPLLEAVDNLSAFASNPEFSSIPAQISPEGRAAMEPIVISAKTMLESAGGLIQTARALAVNPRDPPRWSVLAGHSRTVSDSIKKLITSMRDKAPGQLECETAIAALNSCLRDLDQASLAAVSQQLAPREGISQEALHTQMLTAVQEISHLIEPLASAARAEASQLGHKVSQMAQYFEPLTLAAVGAASKTLSHPQQMALLDQTKTLAESALQLLYTAKEAGGNPKQAAHTQEALEEAVQMMTEAVEDLTTTLNEAASAAGVVGGMVDSITQAINQLDEGPMGEPEGSFVDYQTTMVRTAKAIAVTVQEMVTKSNTSPEELGPLANQLTSDYGRLASQAKPAAVAAENEEIGAHIKHRVQELGHGCAALVTKAGALQCSPSDAYTKKELIECARRVSEKVSHVLAALQAGNRGTQACITAASAVSGIIADLDTTIMFATAGTLNREGAETFADHREGILKTAKVLVEDTKVLVQNAAGSQEKLAQAAQSSVATITRLADVVKLGAASLGAEDPETQVVLINAVKDVAKALGDLISATKAAAGKVGDDPAVWQLKNSAKVMVTNVTSLLKTVKAVEDEATKGTRALEATTEHIRQELAVFCSPEPPAKTSTPEDFIRMTKGITMATAKAVAAGNSCRQEDVIATANLSRRAIADMLRACKEAAYHPEVAPDVRLRALHYGRECANGYLELLDHVLLTLQKPSPELKQQLTGHSKRVAGSVTELIQAAEAMKGTEWVDPEDPTVIAENELLGAAAAIEAAAKKLEQLKPRAKPKEADESLNFEEQILEAAKSIAAATSALVKAASAAQRELVAQGKVGAIPANALDDGQWSQGLISAARMVAAATNNLCEAANAAVQGHASQEKLISSAKQVAASTAQLLVACKVKADQDSEAMKRLQAAGNAVKRASDNLVKAAQKAAAFEDQENETVVVKEKMVGGIAQIIAAQEEMLRKERELEEARKKLAQIRQQQYKFLPSELRDEH from the exons ATGGTTGCACTTTCGCTGAAGATCAGCATCGGGAATGTGGTGAAGACGATGCAGTTTGAGCCGTCTACCATGGTATACGATGCCTGTCGCATCATTCGTGAGCGTATCCCAGAGGCCCTGGCTGGCCCTC CCAGCGACTTTGGGCTGTTTCTGTCAGATGACGACCCCAAAAAAGGCATATGGCTGGAGGCCGGGAAAGCTTTGGATTACTATATGCTCCGAAATGGG GACACCATGGAATACAGGAAGAAGCAGAGGCCCCTGAAAATCCGTATGCTCGATGGAACTGTGAAGACTATCATGGTGGATGACTCTAAGACTGTTACCGACATGCTAATGACCATCTGTGCCCGCATCG GCATCACCAACCATGATGAATATTCACTGGTTCGAGAGCtgatggaagagaaaaaggaggaggtgACAGGGACCTTACGAAAGGACAAGACACTGCTACGAGATGAAAAGAAGATGGAGAAACTAAAGCAGAAGTTGCACACAGACGATGAAT TGAACTGGCTGGACCATGGCCGCACACTGAGGGAACAGGGAGTGGAGGAGCATGAGACGCTTCTGCTGCGGAGGAAGTTCTTCTACTCAGACCAGAATGTGGACTCCCGGGACCCCGTGCAGCTGAACCTTCTTTATGTGCAG GCACGAGATGACATCCTCAATGGCTCCCACCCTGTCTCCTTCGACAAGGCCTGTGAGTTTGCTGGCTTCCAATGCCAGATCCAGTTTGGGCCCCACAATGAACAGAAGCACAAGGCTGGCTTCCTCGA CCTGAAGGACTTCCTGCCCAAGGAGTATGTGAAGCAGAAGGGAGAGCGTAAGATCTTCCAG GCACACAAGAACTGTGGGCAGATGAGTGAGATCGAGGCCAAGGTGCGCTACGTGAAGCTAGCCCGTTCCCTCAAGACCTATGGTGTCTCCTTTTTTCTGGTTAAG gaaaagatgaaaggaaagaacaagCTGGTGCCCAGGCTTCTGGGCATCACTAAGGAGTGTGTGATGCGAGTGGATGAGAAGACCAAAGAGGTGATCCAGGAATGGAGCCTCACCAACATCAAACGCTGGGCTGCCTCTCCTAAGAGCTTCACCCTG GATTTCGGGGACTACCAGGATGGCTACTACTCAGTACAGACAACGGAAGGGGAGCAGATCGCACAGCTCATCGCCGGCTACATTGATATCATCCTTAAGAAG aaaaaaagcaaggaTCACTTTGGGCTGGAAGGAGACGAGGAGTCTACTATGCTAGAGGACTCAGTGTCCCCCAAAAA ATCGACAGTCCTTCAGCAGCAGTATAACCGGGTGGGGAAAGTAGAGCACGGCTCTGTGGCCCTGCCTGCCATCATGCGCTCTGGAGCCTCTGGTCCTGAGAATTTCCAGGTGGGCAGCATGCCACCTGCCCAGCAACAGATTACCAGCGGCCAGATGCACCGGGGACACATGCCTCCTTTG ACATCAGCCCAGCAGGCACTCACTGGGACCATTAACTCTAGCATGCAGGCTGTGCAAGCCGCCCAGGCCACTCTGGATGACTTTGACACTCTGCCCCCTCTGGGCCAGGATGCT gccTCTAAGGCCTGGCGTAAGAACAAGATGGATGAATCAAAGCATGAGATCCACTCCCAGGTAGATGCCATCACAGCTGGTACTGCCTCCGTGGTGAACCTGACAGCAG gGGACCCCGCGGAGACAGACTATACGGCAGTGGGCTGTGCAGTCACCACGATCTCCTCCAACCTGACGGAGATGTCCCGCGGCGTGAAGCTGCTGGCCGCCCTGCTGGAGGACGAAGGCAGCAGTGGCCGGCCTCTGCTGCAGGCCGCGAAGGGCCTTGCCGGGGCGGTGTCAGAGCTGCTGCGCAGCGCCCAGCCAGCCAGCGCTGAG CCCCGTCAGAACCTGCTGCAAGCAGCTGGGAACGTGGGCCAGGCCAGTGGGGAGCTGTTGCAGCAAATTGGGGAAAGCGATACTGACCCCCACTTCCAG ATATGTGCACCCAGAGGGGCTGGGGTTCGATCTCCCCCCGAACCCCCCACG GACGTACTAATGCAGCTAGCCAAGGCCGTGGCAAGTGCTGCAGCTGCCTTGGTCCTCAAGGCCAAGAGTGTGGCCCAGCGGACAGAGGACTCAGGGCTTCAGACCCAGGTCATTGCTGCAGCGACACAGTGTGCCTTGTCTACCTCCCAGCTGGTGGCCTGTACCAAG GTGGTGGCACCTACAATCAGCTCACCTGTCTGCCAAGAGCAGCTGGTGGAGGCCGGACGCCTGGTGGCCAAAGCCGTGGAGTGCTGTGTGTCCGCCTCCCAGGCAGCCACGGACGATGGGCAGCTGCTGCGGGGGGTAGGAGCGGCGGCCACAGCTGTCACCCAGGCCCTGAATGAGCTGTTGCAGCACGTGAAGGCCCATGCCTCAGGGGCTGGGCCTGCTGGCCGTTATGACCAGGCCACTGACACCATCCTCACTGTCACCGAGAACATCTTCAGTTCCATGGGTGATGCTG GTGAGATGGTACGACAGGCTCGCATCCTAGCCCAAGCCACCTCTGACCTGGTCAATGCCATCAAGGCTGATGCCGAGGGGGAGAGTGATCTGGAGAATTCTCGCAAGCTATTAAGCGCTGCTAAGATCCTGGCCGATGCCACAGCCAAGATGGTGGAGGCTGCCAAG GGAGCAGCCGCTCACCCTGACAGTgaggagcagcagcagcggcTGCGGGAGGCGGCTGAGGGTCTGCGCATGGCCACCAACGCGGCTGCGCAGAATGCCATCAAGAAGAAGCTGGTGCAGCGCCTGGAG CACGCAGCCAAACAGGCTGCAGCCTCAGCTACACAGACTATTGCGGCAGCCCAGCATGCAGCCTCCACCCCCAAGGCCTCTGCTGGCCCCCAGCCTGTGCTGGTGCAGAGCTGCAAG GCTGTGGCAGAACAGATTCCACTGCTGGTGCAGGGCGTCCGAGGGAGCCAAGCTCAGCCCGACAGTCCCAGTGCTCAGCTGGCCCTCATTGCTGCAAGCCAGAGCTTCCTGCAG CCAGGTGGGAAGATGGTGGCCGCTGCAAAGGCCTCAGTGCCAACAATTCAGGACCAGGCTTCGGCCATGCAGCTGAGTCAGTGTGCTAAAAACCTTGGCACTGCATTGGCTGAACTTCGGACCGCTGCCCAGAAG GCTCAGGAAGCATGTGGGCCTTTGGAGATGgattctgcactgagtgtggtaCAGAATCTAGAGAGGGATCTGCAGGAAGTGAAGGCAGCAGCTCGAGATGGCAAACTTAAACCCTTACCTGGGGAGACC ATGGAGAAATGTGCCCAGGACCTGGGAAACAGCACCAAAGCTGTGAGCTCTGCCATTGCCCAGCTGCTGGGGGAGGTTGCCCAGGGCAATGAGAATTATGCAG ggaTTGCAGCTAGGGAAGTGGCAGGTGGGCTGCGGTCATTGGCCCAGGCTGCTAGGGGTGTAGCTGCCCTGACATCGGATCCTGCAGTGCAAGCTATCGTGCTTGACACGGCCAGCGATGTTCTGGATAAGGCCAGCAGCCTCATTGAGGAAGCAAAGAAGGCAGCTGGCCACCCAGGGGACCCTGAGAGCCAGCAACGGCTTGCCCAG GTGGCTAAAGCAGTGACTCAGGCCCTGAACCGCTGTGTCAGCTGCCTGCCTGGCCAGCGAGATGTGGACAATGCCCTGCGAGCGGTGGGAGATGCCAGCAAGCGACTCCTGAGTGACTCG CTTCCCCCCAGCACTGGGACGTTTCAGGAAGCTCAGAGCCGGCTGAATGACGCTGCTGCTGGGCTGAATCAGGCAGCCACAGAACTAGTGCAGGCTTCTCGGGGAACCCCTCAGGACCTGGCCCGAGCCTCAGGTCGATTTGGACAGGACTTCAGCACCTTCCTGGAAGCTGGTGTGGAGATGGCGGGACAGGCACCG AGCCAGGAGGACCGGGCCCAGATCGTGTCCAACTTGAAGGGCATCTCTATGTCTTCAAGCAAACTTCTTCTGGCTGCCAAGGCCCTATCCACAGACCCTGCTTCCCCCAACCTCAAGAGTCagctggctgcagctgcccg GGCGGTGACCGACAGCATCAACCAGCTCATCACCATGTGTACCCAGCAGGCGCCAGGCCAGAAAGAGTGTGACAATGCCCTGCGGGAATTGGAG ACAGTCCGAGAACTCCTGGAGAACCCAGTCCAGCCCATCAATGACCTGTCCTACTTTGGCTGCCTCGACAGTGTAATGGAGAACTCAAAG GTACTGGGCGAGGCCATGACGGGCATCTCCCAAAACGCCAAGAATGGAAACCTGCCGGAGTTTGGGGAAGCCATTGCCACGGCCTCCAAAGCCCTCTGTGGCTTCACCGAGGCGGCTGCTCAG gctGCATATCTGGTGGGGGTCTCTGATCCCAATAGCCAAGCAGGGCAGCAAGGACTGGTGGAGCCCACACAGTTCGCCCGTGCAAACCAGGCGATTCAGATGGCCTGTCAGAGTTTGGGGGAGCCTGGCTGTACACAGGCCCAG GTGCTCTCTGCAGCCACCATTGTGGCCAAACACACCTCTGCACTGTGTAACAGCTGCCGCCTGGCTTCTGCTCGCACCGCCAATCCTACCGCCAAGCGCCAGTTTGTACAGTCGGCCAAGGAGGTGGCCAACAGCACAGCCAATCTCGTGAAGACTATCAAG GCGCTTGACGGAGCTTTCACAGAGGAGAACCGTGCCCAGTGCCGAGCAGCAACAGCCCCTCTGCTGGAGGCTGTGGACAATCTGAGTGCCTTTGCATCCAACCCTGAGTTCTCCAGCATTCCTGCCCAGATCAGCCCCGAG GGCCGGGCTGCCATGGAGCCCATCGTGATCTCTGCCAAGACAATGTTGGAGAGTGCCGGGGGACTGATCCAGACAGCCCGGGCCCTAGCAGTCAATCCCCGGGACCCCCCGCGCTGGTCAGTGCTGGCTGGCCACTCCCGTACTGTCTCAGACTCCATCAAGAAGCTTATTACAAGCATGAG GGACAAGGCTCCAGGGCAGCTGGAGTGTGAGACGGCCATTGCAGCTCTGAACAGCTGTCTGCGGGACCTAGACCAGGCTTCCCTCGCTGCGGTCAGCCAACAGCTTGCTCCTCGTGAGGGAATCTCTCAAGAG GCCTTGCACACTCAGATGCTCACTGCAGTGCAAGAGATCTCCCACCTTATTGAACCGCTGGCCAGTGCCGCACGGGCTGAAGCCTCCCAGCTGGGACACAAG GTATCCCAGATGGCCCAATACTTTGAGCCGCTCACTCTGGCTGCAGTGGGTGCCGCCTCCAAGACCCTGAGCCACCCACAGCAGATGGCACTCCTGGACCAGACTAAAACCTTGGCAGAGTCTGCCTTACAGTTGCTGTACACAGCCAAGGAGGCTGGCGGGAACCCCAAG CAAGCAGCTCACACCCAGGAAGCTCTGGAGGAGGCTGTGCAGATGATGACAGAGGCCGTAGAGGACCTGACAACGACCCTCAACGAGGCAGCCAGTGCTGCTGGGGTTGTTGGCGGCATGGTGGACTCCATCACCCAGGCCATCAACCAG CTAGATGAAGGACCAATGGGTGAACCAGAAGGTTCCTTCGTGGATTACCAGACAACTATGGTGCGGACAGCCAAGGCCATTGCTGTCACCGTTCAAGAGATG GTAACTAAATCGAACACCAGCCCTGAGGAGCTGGGCCCTCTTGCTAACCAGCTGACCAGTGACTACGGCCGTCTGGCCTCACAGGCCAAGCCTGCAGCTGTGGCTGCTGAGAATGAAGAG ATAGGCGCCCACATCAAGCACCGGGTGCAGGAGCTGGGGCACGGCTGTGCTGCTTTGGTCACCAAGGCAGGCGCCCTACAGTGCAGCCCCAGTGATGCCTACACCAAGAAGGAGCTCATAGAGTGTGCCCGGAGAGTCTCCGAGAAG GTCTCCCACGTGCTGGCTGCACTCCAGGCCGGGAACCGTGGCACCCAGGCCTGCATCACAGCAGCCAGTGCTGTGTCCGGCATCATCGCTGACCTCGACACCACCATCATGTTCGCTACTGCCGGTACCCTCAATCGCGAGGGTGCTGAAACTTTCGCAGACCACCG GGAAGGCATTCTGAAGACTGCAAAGGTGCTGGTGGAAGACACCAAGGTCCTGGTGCAGAATgcagctgggagccaggagaaGTTAGCACAGGCTGCCCAGTCCTCCGTGGCCACCATCACCCGCCTTGCTGATGTGGTCAAGCTGGGCGCAGCCAGCCTGGGAGCTGAGGACCCTGAGACACAG GTAGTGCTGATCAACGCAGTGAAAGATGTGGCCAAAGCCCTGGGAGACCTCATCAGCGCAACAAAGGCTGCAGCTGGCAAAGTTGGGGATGACCCTGCTGTGTGGCAGCTCAAGAACTCTGCCAAG GTGATGGTAACCAATGTGACATCATTGCTCAAGACTGTGAAAGCCGTGGAAGATGAAGCCACCAAAGGCACACGAGCCCTGGAGGCAACCACAGAACACATACGGCAGGAGCTGGCG GTCTTCTGTTCTCCAGAGCCACCTGCCAAGACCTCTACCCCAGAAGATTTCATTCGCATGACCAAGGGTATCACTATGGCAACAGCCAAGGCTGTTGCCGCTGGCAACTCCTGTCGCCAGGAGGATGTCATTGCCACAGCTAATCTGAGTCGGCGTGCTATCGCAGATATGCTTCGGGCTTGCAAG GAAGCAGCTTACCACCCAGAAGTGGCCCCTGATGTGCGGCTTCGAGCCCTGCACTATGGCCGGGAGTGTGCCAATGGCTACCTGGAGCTGCTGGACCACGTGCTGCTG actctGCAGAAGCCAAGCCCAGAACTGAAGCAGCAATTGACGGGACACTCAAAGCGTGTGGCTGGTTCAGTCACTGAGCTCATCCAGGCTGCTGAGGCCATGAAGG GAACAGAATGGGTGGACCCAGAGGACCCCACAGTCATCGCTGAGAATGAGCTCCTGGGAGCTGCAGCTGCCATTGAGGCTGCAGCCAAAAAGCTGGAGCAGCTGAAGCCTCGGGCCAAACCCAAG gaGGCAGATGAGTCCTTGAACTTTGAGGAGCAGATATTGGAAGCTGCCAAGTCCATTGCAGCAGCCACTAGTGCCCTGGTAAAGGCTGCATCAGCTGCCCAGAGGGAACTGGTGGCCCAAGGGAAG GTGGGCGCCATTCCAGCCAATGCACTGGATGATGGGCAGTGGTCCCAAGGCCTCATTTCTGCT GCCCGGATGGTGGCCGCAGCCACCAACAATTTGTGTGAGGCGGCCAATGCAGCTGTGCAAGGCCATGCCAGCCAGGAGAAGCTCATCTCATCAGCCAAGCAGGTAGCTGCCTCCACAGCCCAGCTCCTTGTGGCCTGCAAGGTCAAGGCTGACCAGGACTCGGAGGCAATGAAACGACTTCAG GCTGCTGGCAATGCAGTGAAGCGAGCCTCGGATAACCTGGTGAAGGCAGCACAGAAGGCCGCAGCCTTTGAAGACCAAGAGAACGAGACAGTGGTGGTGAAGGAGAAGATGGTTGGGGGCATTGCCCAG ATCATTGCCGCACAGGAAGAGATGCTTCGGAAGGAACGAGAGCTGGAAGAGGCGCGGAAGAAGCTGGCACAGATTCGGCAGCAACAGTACAAGTTCCTGCCTTCAGAGCTTCGAGATGAGCACTAG